A section of the Thauera chlorobenzoica genome encodes:
- a CDS encoding YdcF family protein, which yields MDHLIIRIISELLLPPFSPFGLLLLGFVLYAKNWKRTGSSLAVVACGGMIAFSLVGFDNFARSPWPQVPERIALPYPQAEAIVVLGAGRYLQAPEYDGDTAAAGSLERVRYAAKLYRETGLPILVSGGRPGDIGTRSEAEIMQDILEQEFHVPVRWVEPDSEDTQQNAERSAALLRAEGVTCIYLVTHGFHIDRAAAEFHKHGLEVVPMATGFVRPQPDTVLSWLPSFEGVARNRGWIYETLAGLKPF from the coding sequence ATGGACCATTTAATCATTCGCATCATCAGCGAACTGCTCCTGCCGCCCTTTAGCCCTTTTGGCCTGTTATTGCTGGGCTTTGTGTTGTACGCCAAAAACTGGAAACGGACTGGTTCCAGCCTGGCTGTCGTTGCCTGCGGTGGGATGATCGCGTTTTCTTTGGTCGGGTTTGACAATTTCGCGCGCTCGCCCTGGCCACAAGTTCCCGAACGGATTGCGCTTCCGTATCCGCAGGCGGAAGCCATTGTGGTGCTGGGTGCGGGGCGATATCTTCAGGCGCCTGAATATGACGGAGATACCGCCGCCGCAGGCTCGCTCGAACGTGTGCGCTATGCGGCCAAGCTCTATCGCGAGACCGGTCTTCCCATTTTGGTCAGTGGAGGTCGCCCAGGTGACATCGGCACGCGCTCCGAAGCCGAGATCATGCAGGATATCCTTGAGCAGGAATTCCACGTCCCCGTGCGCTGGGTCGAACCTGATTCCGAGGATACACAGCAGAACGCTGAACGCTCGGCCGCGCTATTGCGCGCTGAGGGCGTAACGTGCATCTACCTTGTCACCCATGGCTTCCATATCGATCGTGCCGCGGCAGAGTTCCACAAGCACGGGCTGGAGGTGGTGCCGATGGCCACGGGCTTCGTCCGGCCGCAGCCGGACACCGTGCTGTCCTGGTTGCCCAGCTTCGAAGGCGTGGCCCGTAACCGTGGCTGGATCTACGAGACGCTTGCCGGACTCAAGCCTTTCTGA
- a CDS encoding undecaprenyl-phosphate glucose phosphotransferase, translated as MNRQNPNRSLLRDGHALSVYGLKAADVLVVGTAGTLAHMLRFGGTEVLGPTRYLYAMLAGVLLTLAVFSELGVYRTWRAGSRSAMYGRLFLGWGVVLGVLASISYLSKTGEDFSRLWFAYWAGIGLVGLVAVRLLGRTLLQALHQYGLGVRRVAIVGPADAVESVRQRVSSLPWVGFQVVALCTPDSVPDVDNSGALPHVPDLKTLSASVEAQRIDEIWLTWPMREEAHIRTATQLLSDSVVNIRWIPDIFSFRLINHGVTELAGMPMLDLSVTPISGINWLVKEVEDKVLASLILAMISPILLIVAIGVKLSSPGPVLFKQVRHGWDGRRIEVWKFRSMKTHDEALGQVTQAKRGDNRITRLGAFLRKTSLDELPQFFNVLQGRMSIVGPRPHAVAHNEQYKQLIPHYLQRHRMKPGITGWAQVNGLRGETDTLDKMRARVEYDLYYIEHWSVWFDLRIIAQTALKMFFDRSAY; from the coding sequence ATGAATCGACAGAATCCAAATCGAAGCCTGCTACGGGATGGGCATGCGCTCTCCGTATATGGGTTAAAGGCAGCTGATGTCCTGGTTGTGGGTACCGCGGGCACCCTGGCTCATATGCTGCGCTTTGGCGGCACAGAGGTGCTGGGGCCGACACGCTACCTCTACGCCATGCTGGCCGGCGTTTTGCTGACTCTGGCGGTGTTTTCCGAGCTCGGCGTGTATCGGACCTGGCGTGCGGGTTCCCGCAGTGCCATGTATGGCCGCTTGTTCCTGGGCTGGGGGGTTGTGCTCGGAGTGCTTGCATCAATCAGCTACCTGAGCAAGACGGGGGAAGATTTTTCGCGGCTCTGGTTCGCTTACTGGGCAGGAATCGGCTTGGTCGGCCTGGTTGCGGTTCGCCTGCTAGGCCGCACCTTGCTTCAAGCGCTGCACCAATACGGACTGGGCGTGCGGCGCGTTGCAATCGTGGGGCCCGCCGATGCGGTCGAGTCGGTAAGGCAGCGAGTATCGAGCTTGCCGTGGGTCGGCTTTCAGGTGGTGGCGCTCTGTACGCCCGATTCAGTTCCCGACGTGGATAATTCAGGGGCACTCCCCCATGTACCCGATCTTAAAACCTTGTCAGCATCCGTCGAAGCGCAACGTATCGATGAGATCTGGCTGACCTGGCCCATGCGAGAAGAGGCGCACATTCGCACGGCCACCCAGTTGCTAAGCGACAGCGTGGTGAACATCCGCTGGATACCGGATATTTTCTCGTTCCGCCTGATTAACCATGGCGTGACCGAGCTGGCGGGGATGCCGATGCTCGATTTATCGGTAACACCGATTTCAGGTATCAACTGGCTCGTCAAGGAAGTTGAAGATAAAGTGCTCGCCAGCCTGATCCTGGCGATGATCAGTCCGATCCTGCTGATAGTTGCCATCGGCGTAAAATTATCCAGCCCGGGACCAGTATTGTTCAAGCAAGTGCGCCATGGATGGGATGGGCGCAGGATCGAGGTGTGGAAATTTCGTAGCATGAAAACGCACGATGAGGCACTCGGCCAGGTTACGCAGGCAAAGCGGGGCGATAATCGAATCACGCGTCTCGGTGCATTCTTGCGCAAGACCAGTCTTGACGAGTTGCCGCAGTTCTTCAATGTGCTGCAAGGGCGGATGTCCATCGTGGGCCCCCGTCCGCATGCGGTTGCGCATAATGAGCAATACAAGCAGCTGATTCCACATTACTTACAACGCCACCGGATGAAACCCGGCATCACAGGTTGGGCGCAGGTCAACGGCCTTCGCGGGGAGACCGACACGCTGGACAAAATGCGCGCCCGCGTTGAGTACGACCTGTACTACATCGAACACTGGTCGGTATGGTTCGACCTGCGCATCATCGCGCAGACCGCATTGAAAATGTTCTTCGACCGCAGTGCGTACTGA
- a CDS encoding glycosyltransferase — protein MAEATRRNLLLLYDFLQTCGGAERVLHCLHAHLAAPVCVGFVEEASFGKLFATDDLIDLGAGSKLPALAIARVLHAFNGRGARVAASYQTRIFSGSYAPLANRGIGYGRSIYYCHTPPRFLYDLRDHYQTRFPPWQRPLLAALRRWLQPRYEAAVRGMDVVLANSRNVQRRLQDYLGVASRVVYPPVDTDRFRWLADDGYFLSTARLEPLKRVDMLVRAFKRMPSKRLVVSSGGSELARLKALAADAPNIQFSGWLDDAQLRALMGRARASIYVPVDEDFGMSPVESMAAGKPVIGVAEGGLLETVADGETGILLSPQFGEEDVVAAVLALDSNRAASMRAACIHRAERFSSTRFLKEIGAVLHCG, from the coding sequence ATGGCTGAAGCCACACGGAGAAACCTGCTGCTGCTCTACGACTTTCTGCAGACGTGCGGAGGGGCGGAGCGTGTGCTGCACTGTTTGCATGCCCATTTAGCGGCACCGGTTTGCGTGGGTTTTGTGGAGGAGGCGTCATTCGGCAAACTGTTTGCCACCGATGACCTGATCGACCTCGGTGCGGGCAGCAAGCTTCCGGCGCTGGCCATTGCCCGCGTGCTGCATGCCTTCAATGGGCGCGGCGCCCGCGTGGCCGCGTCATACCAAACGCGAATCTTCTCGGGGAGCTACGCCCCGCTTGCAAACCGTGGCATCGGTTATGGGCGCTCGATCTACTACTGCCACACCCCACCGCGATTCCTGTACGACCTGCGCGACCACTACCAGACGCGCTTTCCCCCCTGGCAGCGGCCCCTGCTGGCGGCACTGCGCCGTTGGCTGCAGCCCCGCTACGAGGCGGCAGTGCGTGGCATGGACGTGGTGCTCGCCAACTCACGCAACGTGCAGCGTCGGCTGCAGGACTACCTTGGGGTGGCGTCACGCGTTGTCTATCCGCCGGTGGACACCGACCGTTTCCGGTGGCTGGCGGATGACGGCTACTTCTTGTCCACGGCGCGACTCGAACCGCTCAAACGCGTGGACATGCTGGTCCGCGCCTTTAAACGCATGCCGTCGAAACGGCTGGTGGTCAGCTCGGGCGGCAGCGAACTGGCCAGGCTCAAGGCGCTGGCCGCGGATGCGCCGAACATCCAGTTCTCGGGCTGGCTCGATGACGCGCAACTGAGGGCGCTCATGGGCCGCGCCCGGGCCTCCATCTACGTGCCGGTGGACGAGGACTTTGGCATGTCGCCGGTCGAATCCATGGCCGCCGGTAAGCCGGTGATCGGCGTCGCCGAAGGCGGTCTGCTCGAGACGGTGGCAGATGGGGAGACCGGCATCCTGCTGTCTCCGCAGTTCGGCGAGGAAGACGTCGTCGCGGCCGTATTGGCGCTGGACTCAAACCGCGCAGCTTCGATGAGAGCTGCATGCATACATCGGGCAGAACGCTTTTCAAGCACGCGATTCCTGAAAGAAATCGGGGCTGTGCTGCACTGCGGTTAA
- a CDS encoding type II toxin-antitoxin system VapC family toxin, with protein MLRTLDTNICSYILRRHPANMIERFTSLNRDDLWLSAIVAAELRFGAAKLAAPRFKAAVEAWLAGFDVRPWPLDATHHYADIRSRLERAGKPIGGMDLMIAAHAMAEDSVVITNNAREFLRVPGLAVEEWAIESP; from the coding sequence ATGTTGCGCACCCTGGATACCAACATCTGCAGCTACATCCTGCGTCGCCACCCGGCGAACATGATCGAACGCTTCACGAGTCTGAACCGCGACGACCTGTGGCTCTCGGCAATTGTGGCGGCCGAGCTGCGTTTTGGAGCGGCCAAGCTGGCGGCACCCCGATTCAAGGCTGCGGTGGAGGCCTGGCTGGCCGGTTTTGACGTACGACCCTGGCCGCTCGACGCGACGCACCATTACGCAGATATCCGATCCCGGTTGGAACGTGCCGGCAAACCCATCGGCGGCATGGATCTGATGATTGCGGCGCACGCGATGGCGGAGGATAGCGTTGTCATCACGAACAACGCCCGTGAGTTCCTCCGCGTGCCTGGGCTTGCAGTGGAAGAATGGGCGATCGAATCGCCGTAA
- a CDS encoding antitoxin → MSIIARVFMNGRSQALRLPAKLRLQAKTVRVEQIGNDLWLHPETPPEQDMGLWLQQFYANNESLPADFLGERIDLPPQERDWT, encoded by the coding sequence ATGAGCATCATCGCACGCGTCTTCATGAACGGCCGTAGCCAGGCATTGCGGCTGCCCGCAAAGCTGCGCCTGCAGGCAAAAACCGTCCGCGTCGAGCAGATTGGCAACGATCTGTGGCTGCATCCCGAAACGCCGCCCGAGCAGGACATGGGTCTTTGGCTGCAGCAGTTCTACGCAAACAATGAGTCCTTGCCCGCTGACTTTCTGGGCGAACGGATTGATCTGCCGCCCCAGGAACGTGACTGGACCTGA
- a CDS encoding GNAT family N-acetyltransferase: MSLHLSVPQPLAASHILDEFTCGEASLDEWLKRRARTNQVSGASRTFVVTDQDGRVHGYYAMAAGAVAHQAATSRVLRNMPDPVPVMVLARLAVDHRAQGIKLGAALLQDAVNRAVAVSQNAGVRALLVHALHDRAKQFYEHYGFQASPQHPMTLMLRLNAAKV, encoded by the coding sequence ATGAGCTTGCATCTGAGCGTACCGCAACCACTCGCTGCCAGTCACATCCTGGACGAATTCACTTGTGGGGAAGCCAGCCTCGATGAATGGCTCAAGCGCCGGGCACGGACCAACCAGGTTAGCGGCGCGAGCCGCACCTTTGTCGTCACGGATCAGGACGGTCGTGTCCATGGTTACTACGCAATGGCCGCAGGTGCGGTTGCACACCAAGCGGCAACCAGCAGGGTGCTACGCAATATGCCCGACCCGGTGCCGGTGATGGTTCTGGCCAGACTCGCCGTTGACCACCGTGCCCAGGGAATCAAACTCGGCGCCGCCCTGCTTCAAGACGCTGTCAATCGGGCTGTAGCCGTGTCGCAGAACGCCGGCGTCCGAGCCTTGCTCGTCCATGCTCTTCACGACCGTGCCAAACAGTTTTACGAGCATTACGGCTTTCAGGCGTCCCCGCAGCATCCCATGACATTGATGCTGCGCCTGAACGCCGCCAAGGTTTGA
- a CDS encoding type II toxin-antitoxin system TacA family antitoxin — protein sequence MRDAAINLRALPEQRDLIDHAASLLGKNRSDFMLEAACERAQAVVLDQVFFSLDGDKFKQFTAMLDAPPCPNLGLERLMAVKAPWRTDAA from the coding sequence ATGCGCGACGCCGCCATCAATCTGCGGGCCCTGCCCGAACAGCGCGACCTGATCGATCACGCCGCCAGCCTGCTCGGCAAAAACCGTTCGGACTTCATGCTCGAAGCGGCATGCGAGCGCGCTCAGGCTGTGGTGTTGGATCAGGTCTTTTTCAGCCTGGACGGTGACAAGTTCAAGCAGTTCACTGCCATGCTCGATGCGCCCCCCTGTCCTAATCTTGGGCTTGAACGCCTCATGGCCGTCAAGGCCCCCTGGCGCACCGATGCAGCATGA
- the fcl gene encoding GDP-L-fucose synthase, which yields MNLTDTIFVAGHRGMVGSAIVRRLQALGCSNIVTADRAALDLTDQHAVNAFFATHRIDQVYLAAAKVGGIHANNTYPAEFIHQNLMIEANIIHAAHTHGVHKLMFLGSSCIYPKLAEQPMKEEALLTGLLEPTNEPYAIAKIAGIKLCESYNRQYGRDYRSAMPTNLYGPGDNFHPENSHVIPALMRRIHEAKLAHAPEVVIWGSGTPMREFLHVDDLAEAVVHLQNLPQERYARETEPMRSHINVGTGTDVTIRTLAEALVQVIGYEGKLVFDTTKPDGTPRKLMDVSRLARLGWTASTGLESGLIDTYRWYIQNVEGVRAG from the coding sequence ATGAACCTCACCGACACCATCTTCGTCGCCGGCCATCGCGGCATGGTCGGCTCGGCCATCGTGCGCCGGCTGCAGGCGCTGGGCTGCAGCAACATCGTCACCGCCGATCGCGCCGCGCTCGATCTCACAGACCAGCATGCCGTCAACGCCTTCTTCGCCACCCATCGCATCGACCAGGTCTATCTGGCGGCAGCCAAGGTCGGCGGCATCCATGCCAACAACACCTATCCGGCCGAGTTCATCCACCAGAACCTGATGATCGAGGCCAACATCATTCACGCCGCCCACACCCACGGCGTGCACAAGCTGATGTTCCTCGGCTCATCCTGCATCTACCCCAAGCTCGCCGAGCAGCCGATGAAAGAGGAGGCGCTGCTCACCGGCCTGCTCGAGCCCACCAACGAGCCCTACGCCATCGCCAAGATCGCCGGCATCAAGCTGTGCGAGAGCTACAACCGCCAGTACGGCCGCGACTACCGCAGCGCCATGCCCACCAACCTCTACGGTCCGGGCGACAATTTCCACCCCGAAAACAGCCACGTCATCCCCGCGCTGATGCGGCGCATCCACGAGGCCAAGCTGGCGCATGCGCCCGAGGTGGTGATCTGGGGCAGCGGCACACCGATGCGCGAGTTCCTGCATGTGGACGACCTCGCCGAGGCAGTGGTGCATCTGCAGAACCTCCCGCAGGAACGCTACGCCCGCGAGACCGAGCCGATGCGCTCGCACATCAACGTCGGCACTGGCACCGATGTGACCATTCGCACGCTGGCCGAGGCGCTGGTCCAGGTCATTGGCTATGAGGGCAAACTCGTCTTCGACACGACCAAGCCGGACGGCACACCGCGCAAGCTGATGGATGTGAGCCGGCTGGCGCGGCTCGGCTGGACCGCTAGCACTGGCCTCGAAAGCGGACTGATAGACACTTATCGCTGGTACATCCAGAACGTCGAAGGAGTTCGCGCGGGTTGA
- a CDS encoding type II toxin-antitoxin system RelE/ParE family toxin, with product MRRVLFRPQARDEFEAAGEWYERERPGLGGNFLEAVDEQLSRIATNPLLYPAVYRDIRKAALRRFPYCIYFKLRGDAVVVLAVFHTARSPAMWKQRN from the coding sequence ATGCGTCGAGTTCTCTTCCGGCCGCAAGCGCGCGACGAGTTTGAAGCCGCGGGCGAGTGGTACGAACGAGAGCGGCCCGGTCTCGGCGGTAACTTCCTCGAGGCCGTCGACGAACAACTCTCGCGGATCGCAACCAACCCGCTCCTCTACCCAGCGGTTTACCGTGACATCCGCAAGGCCGCACTGAGGCGCTTTCCCTACTGCATCTATTTCAAGCTGCGCGGCGATGCCGTTGTGGTGCTCGCTGTCTTCCACACCGCGCGCAGCCCTGCGATGTGGAAGCAACGTAATTAA
- a CDS encoding addiction module protein produces MHRSIQELGIDRLSVADRIALAQEIWDSIADTVQRSTPSADEAVELDRRLAEDLNAPEVAIDWQQIRSAVQKRWSQN; encoded by the coding sequence ATGCACCGCTCCATTCAGGAACTCGGCATCGACCGCCTCAGCGTAGCCGACAGAATTGCACTGGCGCAGGAGATCTGGGACTCGATCGCCGACACGGTTCAGCGCAGCACCCCCAGCGCTGACGAAGCTGTCGAGCTCGACCGCCGATTGGCGGAAGACCTTAATGCCCCGGAGGTCGCAATCGACTGGCAGCAGATTCGGTCCGCAGTTCAGAAAAGATGGTCGCAGAACTGA
- the gmd gene encoding GDP-mannose 4,6-dehydratase yields MKNKKALITGITGQDGSYLAEFLLAKGYEVHGIKRRASSFNTQRIDHIYQDPHTPNPRMVLHYGDLTDSSNLTRILQQVQPDEVYNLGAQSHVAVSFESPEYTADVDAMGTLRLLEAIRLLGLDKKTRFYQASTSELYGLVQEIPQKETTPFYPRSPYAVAKLYAYWITVNYREAYGMYACNGILFNHESPRRGETFVTRKITRGLANMAQGLEACLYMGNMDALRDWGHAKDYVRMQWMMLQQDQPEDFVIATGVQYSVREFIRWSAAEVGITLRFEGTGVEEHAVVEHIEGENAPALKVGDVIVRVDPRYFRPAEVETLLGDPTKAKEKLGWTPEITVQEMCAEMVAEDLKVAQRHALLRAHGHDVPVATEN; encoded by the coding sequence ATGAAAAACAAGAAAGCCCTCATCACCGGCATCACGGGCCAGGACGGCTCCTACCTCGCCGAATTCCTGCTCGCCAAAGGCTACGAAGTCCACGGCATCAAGCGCCGCGCCTCGAGTTTCAACACCCAGCGCATCGACCACATCTACCAGGACCCGCACACACCCAACCCGCGCATGGTTCTGCACTACGGCGACCTTACCGACTCGTCCAACCTCACCCGCATCCTGCAACAGGTACAGCCCGACGAGGTCTATAACCTCGGCGCGCAGTCGCACGTGGCGGTGAGCTTCGAGTCGCCCGAATACACCGCCGACGTTGACGCCATGGGCACGCTGCGCCTGCTCGAGGCCATCCGCCTGCTCGGCCTGGACAAGAAGACGCGCTTCTACCAAGCCTCCACCTCCGAGCTCTACGGCCTAGTGCAGGAGATCCCGCAGAAGGAAACCACCCCCTTCTACCCGCGCAGCCCCTATGCGGTGGCCAAGCTCTACGCCTACTGGATCACGGTGAACTACCGCGAGGCCTACGGCATGTACGCCTGCAATGGCATCCTCTTCAACCACGAGAGCCCCCGCCGCGGCGAAACCTTCGTCACCCGCAAGATCACCCGCGGCCTCGCCAATATGGCGCAGGGGCTGGAAGCCTGCCTGTACATGGGCAACATGGACGCGCTGCGCGACTGGGGCCACGCCAAAGACTACGTGCGCATGCAGTGGATGATGCTGCAGCAGGACCAGCCGGAAGACTTCGTGATCGCGACCGGGGTGCAGTATTCAGTGCGCGAGTTCATCCGCTGGTCGGCGGCGGAGGTGGGCATCACGTTGCGCTTCGAGGGCACGGGTGTGGAAGAGCACGCGGTGGTCGAGCACATCGAGGGGGAAAACGCTCCCGCGCTGAAGGTGGGCGATGTCATCGTGCGCGTCGATCCGCGCTACTTCCGCCCCGCCGAGGTCGAGACCCTGCTGGGCGATCCGACCAAAGCCAAGGAGAAGCTCGGCTGGACGCCGGAGATCACCGTGCAGGAGATGTGCGCCGAGATGGTCGCCGAGGACCTAAAGGTGGCGCAGCGACATGCGTTACTGAGGGCGCACGGGCACGACGTCCCGGTCGCTACGGAGAACTGA
- a CDS encoding WecB/TagA/CpsF family glycosyltransferase has translation MIGSPIDTVTWSQALERLSGWAAAGQSRYVCICNVHSVVTARQDGVFAKVIREADMATPDGAPVAWLMRRLGSLGQERINGPDLMWRYCAEAARRDESIYLYGGQQSTLDILQRTLLAHFPGLKIAGAYSPPFRALAPEEDTAVVEAINASGAGTVWVSLGCPKQEKWMAEHRGRINAVMIGVGAAFDYHAGTIQRAPRWMQRNGLEWLHRLCSEPRRLWKRYLVTNTLFIYYAGRQLFSK, from the coding sequence GTGATCGGTTCGCCGATCGACACAGTAACTTGGTCGCAAGCACTGGAGCGTCTTTCAGGCTGGGCTGCAGCGGGACAAAGCCGCTATGTGTGCATCTGCAATGTGCATTCGGTGGTCACCGCTCGCCAGGATGGAGTATTTGCCAAGGTGATCCGTGAAGCCGATATGGCCACTCCAGACGGCGCACCAGTGGCTTGGCTCATGCGCCGACTCGGCAGCCTCGGTCAAGAGCGGATCAACGGACCTGATCTGATGTGGCGCTACTGCGCCGAGGCCGCCCGGCGCGATGAATCGATCTATCTTTACGGCGGCCAGCAGAGCACCCTGGATATCCTTCAGCGCACACTCTTGGCCCATTTTCCGGGGCTGAAGATCGCGGGCGCATATTCGCCGCCCTTCCGCGCCCTAGCGCCTGAAGAGGACACTGCGGTCGTAGAAGCTATCAATGCCTCGGGCGCAGGAACCGTCTGGGTCAGTCTGGGCTGCCCGAAGCAGGAGAAATGGATGGCCGAGCATCGCGGTCGAATCAACGCAGTGATGATCGGGGTCGGGGCGGCCTTCGATTACCACGCCGGCACTATCCAGCGTGCGCCACGCTGGATGCAGCGCAACGGACTGGAGTGGCTGCACCGCCTATGTAGCGAGCCGCGCCGCCTGTGGAAGCGTTATCTGGTCACCAATACCCTATTCATTTATTACGCCGGGCGGCAATTGTTTTCAAAGTAG
- a CDS encoding glycosyltransferase family 4 protein, with the protein MLKVLLTHNLYRSDAPSGENAVLEAEQRLLAARGHSVETFLRNSDEIARRGKLGVIQAALGTPWNPLAAKAIRQKLATSHPDVVHVHNTFPLLSPAVFWAVGRQAARVLTLHNYRLYCPAAIPMRSGEVCTECLDQQSPVPAMIHGCYRASRAATLPLAISVGLHRAIGTWTKHVDAFICLSEFQRELMVDAGLPREKVHVKPNFYPGRPSVVTWSERKPYVVFAGRLSGEKGVVSLLRCWQAWGTDAPELRLVGDGELRAELERMAAGIPVRFLGQLPADQAQAEIANARLQILPSECFEGFPMVVREAFAFGTPAAVSDLGPLPSIVQDGKSGIVFQPANPESMLREVRAAWETPGLLERLGRGARTEFETKYTEEANYAALIEIYQKAIEVSRSG; encoded by the coding sequence GTGTTGAAAGTTCTACTCACTCATAATCTTTACCGGTCAGACGCTCCATCCGGCGAAAATGCCGTTCTTGAAGCCGAACAGCGGTTACTGGCAGCACGGGGGCACTCGGTAGAGACCTTCCTCCGCAACAGTGACGAGATCGCGCGGCGAGGGAAGCTCGGTGTGATCCAGGCTGCGCTCGGTACGCCGTGGAACCCGTTGGCAGCCAAGGCAATCCGCCAAAAGCTTGCGACAAGCCACCCGGACGTGGTTCACGTGCACAACACCTTCCCGCTCCTTTCGCCAGCAGTTTTCTGGGCGGTGGGCCGACAGGCGGCGCGGGTGCTCACCCTGCACAACTATCGGCTGTACTGTCCGGCAGCCATCCCGATGCGAAGCGGCGAGGTTTGTACGGAGTGTCTGGATCAACAGTCCCCCGTACCAGCCATGATTCACGGGTGTTATCGCGCCAGCAGAGCGGCCACCTTGCCGCTGGCCATCAGCGTGGGGCTACATCGCGCCATTGGAACCTGGACAAAGCACGTGGACGCATTCATTTGCCTTTCGGAATTTCAGCGTGAGCTCATGGTGGATGCGGGGCTCCCCCGAGAGAAGGTGCACGTCAAACCCAACTTCTATCCGGGTAGGCCTTCCGTTGTCACGTGGAGCGAACGCAAGCCCTACGTGGTATTTGCAGGGCGTCTGTCAGGAGAGAAGGGGGTCGTCAGCTTGTTGCGTTGTTGGCAGGCGTGGGGAACAGACGCTCCTGAATTGCGCCTCGTGGGCGATGGCGAATTGCGCGCGGAGTTGGAGCGCATGGCTGCGGGCATCCCCGTTCGCTTCCTTGGTCAGCTCCCTGCGGACCAAGCGCAAGCCGAGATCGCCAATGCACGCCTGCAGATCCTCCCCTCGGAGTGCTTTGAAGGTTTCCCCATGGTGGTGCGTGAGGCTTTTGCATTCGGCACACCTGCTGCGGTCTCGGATCTTGGCCCACTGCCCTCCATCGTGCAGGATGGGAAAAGCGGCATTGTCTTCCAGCCCGCGAATCCCGAATCGATGCTGCGGGAAGTACGGGCCGCCTGGGAGACGCCAGGACTGCTTGAGCGTCTAGGCCGAGGGGCGCGCACTGAGTTCGAGACCAAGTACACCGAAGAAGCAAACTACGCGGCGTTGATCGAGATTTATCAAAAGGCTATCGAGGTTTCTCGCAGTGGATAG
- a CDS encoding O-antigen ligase family protein, with amino-acid sequence MIETLITIRLISDYFWESKAIGAASAVIFIATALVFFTYKNNKFRPVGTDLLFASFLLVALTAEITNPTNSSMVELMKFIAYFFIYLAGRIGPTNFHKPNGLGFICLTALAAFSAAAFADIGYQYWGSVATFSGGYFFKTDMAISALILLAIVSSTLTSRLAAIIAAFFATYIVFKTNARIALPLTIAIPAFAILVRSGYIQRLNAKALGYFCLIAGIGMSLFMLIDFRALGLLPFDFSDPFSAANTQGRTVIWAALLEAYLQADPLRKLIGLGLGADAAATSMYSASAQLEGVRAHNSYLYLLICTGILGSALFASLLISIFRRVPALILHGDRQSMIAGILFATLILIFLWTSLTTEIIIRAQLMALVFYLAGIVVQRNLTLKKMAILRRVESSTHS; translated from the coding sequence TTGATAGAAACACTAATTACGATTCGCCTAATTTCAGACTATTTCTGGGAGTCCAAGGCGATCGGGGCCGCAAGCGCAGTCATCTTTATTGCCACTGCACTCGTTTTTTTTACATATAAGAACAATAAATTTAGACCTGTCGGCACAGACCTGCTATTCGCCTCATTCCTTCTTGTAGCACTAACTGCAGAAATCACAAACCCAACCAATAGCTCGATGGTTGAGTTAATGAAGTTTATAGCTTATTTTTTTATTTATCTCGCCGGCCGCATCGGCCCTACAAATTTCCATAAGCCCAATGGCCTTGGCTTCATCTGCCTCACTGCCCTCGCTGCCTTTTCCGCAGCCGCGTTCGCGGATATCGGATACCAATACTGGGGCAGCGTAGCAACGTTTTCCGGCGGTTACTTCTTCAAGACCGACATGGCGATATCCGCCTTGATCCTGCTCGCGATTGTTTCCTCAACACTGACATCTCGCCTCGCAGCAATTATCGCAGCTTTTTTTGCCACCTACATCGTTTTCAAAACCAACGCACGCATTGCCCTTCCCCTTACCATAGCCATTCCAGCTTTCGCAATATTGGTGCGCTCTGGATACATTCAGAGGCTCAACGCCAAGGCACTTGGCTACTTCTGCTTGATCGCTGGCATCGGCATGAGCCTCTTCATGCTGATTGATTTTCGCGCTCTCGGGTTACTGCCTTTTGATTTTTCAGACCCATTTTCTGCGGCCAACACTCAAGGTCGCACGGTGATCTGGGCGGCCCTTCTGGAGGCCTACTTACAGGCAGATCCGCTAAGAAAGCTTATTGGCCTCGGTTTGGGTGCAGATGCGGCGGCAACCTCGATGTACTCAGCAAGCGCACAGCTTGAAGGAGTTCGAGCCCATAACAGTTACCTCTACTTATTAATCTGTACGGGAATTCTTGGCAGCGCCCTGTTTGCAAGCCTTTTAATTTCCATCTTCCGCCGAGTGCCCGCCCTAATACTACACGGCGACAGACAATCGATGATTGCAGGGATTTTATTCGCCACCCTGATTCTGATTTTTCTTTGGACCTCCCTGACTACCGAGATTATCATTCGGGCGCAGCTTATGGCTTTGGTTTTCTACTTGGCAGGAATTGTCGTTCAGCGAAACTTGACCCTCAAGAAAATGGCAATCTTACGTCGTGTTGAAAGTTCTACTCACTCATAA